In Diabrotica undecimpunctata isolate CICGRU chromosome 4, icDiaUnde3, whole genome shotgun sequence, a single genomic region encodes these proteins:
- the CCT4 gene encoding T-complex protein 1 subunit delta translates to MTAPTAGGDTNRGRTVAYKDKSKPADVRTSNINAAKAVCDAIRTSLGPRGMDKMIQAGNGEVTITNDGATILKQINVIHPAAKMLVELSRAQDIEAGDGTTSVVVIAGALLDAAEKLLHRGIHPTAISESFQRAAHLAVDILSDISTPIEITNRELLIKSASTSLNSKVVSQHSSLLGPLAVDAVLKIVEPGREQACNLSDIKVIKQLGGTVEDTELVEGITFPQRSANVSGPKRIEKAKIGFIQFCISPPKTDMDHNVIVSDYAAMDRVLKEERAYILNIVKQIKKAGCNVLLVQKSILRDAVSDLALHFLDKIKCMVIKDIEREDVEFVCKSLGCRPIASLDHFVAENLVTADLVEEVGVAGNRMVKITGAQNAGRTVTLLVRGSNKLVLEEADRSLHDALCVIRCLVRKKALIAGGGAPEIEVALKLAAMANKLDGIDAICTRAYANALEIIPFTLAENAGLNPIQTVTELRNRHAKGETSAGINVRKGAITDILEENVVQPLLVSTSALSLATETVRSILKIDDIVNTFT, encoded by the exons atgactGCCCCTACAGCCGGTGGTGACACAAATAGAGGAAGAACGGTGGCATATAAGGACAAAAGTAAACCTGCTGATGTTAGGACCAGTAATATTAACGCCGCAAaag CTGTTTGCGATGCTATTCGTACAAGTCTTGGTCCTAGAGGAATGGATAAAATG ATCCAGGCTGGAAATGGCGAAGTGACAATTACCAATGATGGAGCTACAATCTTAAAGCAAATAAATGTCATACACCCTGCTGCTAAAATG TTGGTAGAATTATCAAGAGCCCAAGACATTGAAGCAGGAGATGGTACCACTTCTGTTGTTGTAATTGCAGGAGCTTTGCTGGATGCTGCAGAAAAGTTATTACACAGGGGAATTCACCCAACAGCAATATCTGAATCTTTCCAAAGAGCAGCACACTTGGCAGTTGAT attttaTCAGACATTTCCACTCCAATTGAAATTACTAACAGAGAATTGTTGATTAAAAGTGCCTCCACTTCACTAAACTCAAAAGTTGTTTCCCAACATTCAAGTCTTTTGGGTCCTCTTGCGGTTGATGCAGTTCTTAAAATTGTTGAACCTG gtagggAACAAGCTTGTAATTTAtcagatatcaaagttattaagCAACTGGGAGGAACAGTAGAAGATACTGAATTAGTGGAAGGAATTACTTTCCCACAAAGATCTGCAAACGTGTCTGGACCAAAAAGGATTGAGAAAGCTAAAATTGGTTTTATCCAGTTCTGTATTTCACCTCCAAAAACAGATATGGATCACAATGTCATTGTGTCTGATTATGCTGCTATGGATAGAGTATTAAAAGAAGAGAGAGCATATATTTTAAATATCGTCAAGCAGATAAAGAAAGCTGGATGTAATGTACTTTTG GTTCAAAAATCAATTTTGAGAGATGCAGTTTCGGATCTTGCCTTACACTTTTTGGATAAAATCAAGTGCATGGTTATTAAGGATATTGAAAGAGAAGATGTCGAATTTGTATGTAAATCTTTAGGATGCCGTCCTATTGCATCTTTAGATCATTTTGTTGCTGAAAACTTGGTTACCGCTGATTTAGTTGAAGAGGTTGGAGTGGCAGGAAATAGAATGGTCAAAATTACAG GTGCACAAAATGCAGGCAGGACAGTAACTCTACTGGTTAGAGGATCCAACAAATTGGTTCTTGAAGAGGCCGATAGATCTCTCCATGATGCTCTATGTGTAATTCGTTGCCTTGTTCGCAAGAAGGCACTTATTGCCGGTGGAGGAGCACCCGAGATTGAGGTGGCTCTTAAACTAGCTGCCATGGCCAACAAACTGGACGGTATTGATGCTATTTGTACAAGGGCATATGCGAATGCTTTAGAGATTATACCGTTTACTTTGGCTGAAAACGCAGGATTGAATCCCATACAG acTGTTACTGAACTAAGAAACAGACATGCCAAAGGGGAAACATCTGCTGGAATAAACGTTCGTAAAGGGGCTATTACAGATATTCTCGAAGAAAATGTTGTTCAACCACTTTTAGTTAGCACTTCAGCATTGAGTTTAGCTACAGAAACTGTGAGATCGATCTTGAAAATCGATGATATT gttAACACATTCACATAA